From the Lycorma delicatula isolate Av1 chromosome 4, ASM4794821v1, whole genome shotgun sequence genome, the window TATAAAACTTTCTACTTTTCATAGTTTTACATGAACataaaacataaccaaaaaaCCTTATTACAAAAAGAACTAAGTACTTctgctgaaaaattataaaacacacatATGCACACTCACACAATAATATACATTAAGCAGTTAATTAAGTAGAGTGAAATCTAACAAGAGAAAGATAAATGAAGTAAGAAGCAGGAAACACCATATAAATattgattctaaataaatttcactactaATTCTATTTACTAACCTTGATTCCACTTCTTCCTTGTTGTTTCAAAAGAACATTTTCTGGTTTCATATCgcagtgaataattttatttcgatagAGAGCATCCAAACATTGAAGAAGTGAATGTGAAAACTTGCGAACAAGTTGAAGACTAAAaccctgaaatttatttttctttattagttcATATAAGTTGATTGACAAAAGTTCAAATGTTATGCACGTATGGCTacgaaaagtaaaattatcataCATGTGAATAATGTTCATTGTATTATCTTTATCCTGTTTACGTAAATGCTCCAATATCCTTATTTCTTCCTGAGCCTGACGATGAAACCTTTTTTCATTACGAACCATTTTAAGAGCAACATGCTCATGATTCTTGTGGTCATATGCTTTGACTACTTGTCCAAAACTTCCTTTACCTATTATCTTTAAAACTTCATATCTATAAGCGATATGATCATGAGGTATGTGAACATAAGAACCTTGTTCATTATCATAACAAGAATTATTTGGCATGCCTATAAGTCCTGGTCGTTTCTTTGCATTTgcaccaataaaataaatatgagggtacataaaaatttctcttaactCATAAGGAGTTAGCTTATTCATATATAACTTAAGTACTTGGTCCGGTGTAGCTACCATAGTTTTTGGCTTAGGTGATCCGTTTTTAGTTTGAACAGGACTATGGGGGGCTTCAGTAGGCAGAAGGTGAACAGCTGGTAACGTTTGATTGAGACCAGCTGCTGGTCCAGTCATTTGCGTCTGTTTCTTACTTGAATTTTGTGAATTGTGTGCGTTATTTAAGTTGCTGTCATCCATCAACTGTCCTGACTTTAAAGGCGGCAAGTGGTTACTAGAATCAGAAGACTGCGAGTGATAAGATTCATTCGGTGCACTGGTCGAAGCTCCATTTACGTTATTCAATAAAGAACGGGTACGAGTTAAAGGCATATCGATGTCTTGAGGAGTTGGATTAAGGGCTGACAAAACAGAATTCATTCTATCTCATGTAGGCTTAGTCCGATACACAGTTCGACCATGAAACCGAAACTTCAAAACAAACCTGTAGTATCATTCCCGCGTATGACTAGGCACAAATATCGTTGTAAAACCTCCTTTTCTCGcacataagttttttaaaacttttattctacacCCATATCAGTCACTTACATACGTACACAACCGATACACAAACAACACAGAAATTAAGGTTAGTACAAAGCGTAAGCGGATCTCAACGTTATTTTCAGGCTAGTCCCAGCATTAACACAGCCGATTGAATCGTACTAACACATATTTCATACATGTTACCACCCAAAACATTTAAAGACTTAAGACTagctttataaaataagaaaatagaaaaatattttatatccactatataaaacacataagattaaaaaataattgaaggcTGTACACAACATCTCTAAAACAAAtcatgaattaattaaaacattcctGGGACTAATTTACTGAAGTAAATTTAACTCTTAAACAATGTTCTCTGTATGTTACTCGGTATTTCCAGAAACCAAAAATCAATCGCATATGGCGCTCGTTACTATTCGGATTTAAagattataaactttattttacactatgtaataaattaatgggttacatttcatcattatttttatcataaatattttaaataaagcatgTTTCGCATATGTGTCAAAACTCACATTTTCAATTccaaacaaaagaatttaaaatttctttaaatcctttatttatcatatatatatatatataccataataaaataagttttattttatgaattattgcaTTCTAACAAAATCATATACTATTGTGCTTCAGTATTTATGTAAATGTCAACCTGATAAATTTTAGAGATATGGAAAAACATCATGTACAAAaagtttcagaaattaaaatagcAAGATAAAGAATGAACAGATTGAGATTGAGGAAAACAATGAAATCAGCACAAACTAAGagaatttttatatacaacataaatattaaaaaataagacttaaaattagcatacattaaaattacatacttaaaattttagtattttattaattttatatactttttagtgAAAATCAAAAGTACAATATAAATTGGTGATATACATGATAAAAACAGTTTATgatgaaaattagaataaataaaataaatagttaaggatgtagaaaatacttttacagaatttaataataatgactcaatttttaaattagtggaAATGTGCCTTACAACTTTCCAAGAGTGTAACCCAATTTCTTGATTAGAAATTATGATCTCAAGTCTGGTTTAGATTCAAGACTATGATCTACTCTCTTGAAAACATTTTATGGAAGCGCGTTTCCAGTTACTCTGaaagcaaataataatatattattttatgcagATGTGAACATTATCTTTTACTGATACAAAGGGAGAACACTTATTTATCCTTACCGATTTCATGAGAGATGAATTTTTAGTGTATGAGAAATGTCAAGTCAAGTAATTTAATCCTAGAACTTCTTGAAAAATTCTGGACAGAACTTGAACTTGAAAGACCAGtgcagaaaagaaagaaagaaatgaaatgcaataaatatCCAAAGGCCCACCTACAAAGAAACAATTGTAATCTTCAAAGTTTTTCTAGTCTTCAAGATGAAATAGTGATTTCTAATAAGATCtcacattataaaaaatgtaaaaataaactgtatttatttttgtaataatatatgccATTCgaaacataacaaattttttgatgTGAATATGTTGTTTCAATGTAGGGTTTAGAGAAGTAATCCAGAAATTAATACTCACCTTACCTCAAGATTAATAGTAGCAAAACAAATGCAAGCCATTTACATTGTAATTGGTAAGAAAGataatttagatatataaaaGAGCAGAATAACACAATAGTCTCTCAAccaaataaagaagaaaaggatATTCTGCAGATGTTAGTTGCAGGAGATATTATGGAATCATGTCattttaggtacatttcataagaaagctacctattgtattgggtaccatgattcaacttctggaaaatttcaacatatctttctgtttcacatcccccagaccccaaaaccaccatcagtccaaaagtttatattagtttatatatatatatatattttgctttctTGTCAAcacaataactgctgtaattttgcaccagtcactttcaaaatgatacataaaatataacgacccaaaatcttggtcaagtTCATTAATGGCAAAGTCGGACCATAGGGGTGAAAATAGGGggcattttcgaaaaaaacaaaatattgctataactttcttattaagtaaaatattgaattcatttaaagttcctactattctttggataagggcctaaaacttatctaagtaaagttttttgatatcgttaaccattggcc encodes:
- the Dyrk3 gene encoding dual-specificity tyrosine phosphorylation-regulated kinase 3 translates to MNSVLSALNPTPQDIDMPLTRTRSLLNNVNGASTSAPNESYHSQSSDSSNHLPPLKSGQLMDDSNLNNAHNSQNSSKKQTQMTGPAAGLNQTLPAVHLLPTEAPHSPVQTKNGSPKPKTMVATPDQVLKLYMNKLTPYELREIFMYPHIYFIGANAKKRPGLIGMPNNSCYDNEQGSYVHIPHDHIAYRYEVLKIIGKGSFGQVVKAYDHKNHEHVALKMVRNEKRFHRQAQEEIRILEHLRKQDKDNTMNIIHMYDNFTFRSHTCITFELLSINLYELIKKNKFQGFSLQLVRKFSHSLLQCLDALYRNKIIHCDMKPENVLLKQQGRSGIKVIDFGSSCYESQRVYTYIQSRFYRAPEVILGARYGMPIDMWSLGCILAELLTGFPLLPGEDEADQLACIIELLGMPPQKLLDASKRAKNFISSKGYPRYCTATAHPDGSTVLTGGVSRRGKPRGPPGSKELYRALKGCDDPLFLDFVRRCLEWDPDQRMTPQSALRHAWLRRRLPRPPANNDSASSAVMRTPAQVRNNNTIASTNKLRVQLSDDRASTMHSRHSQFSSGKLPQLPANTVPLT